A window of Nomascus leucogenys isolate Asia chromosome X, Asia_NLE_v1, whole genome shotgun sequence contains these coding sequences:
- the LOC100601678 gene encoding G-protein coupled receptor-associated sorting protein 2 — translation MTGAEIEPSAQAKPEKKAGEEVIAGAERENDVPLVVRPKVRTQATTGARPKTETKSVPVARPKTEAQAMGGARPKTEAQGIAGARPKTDARAVGGARSKTDAKAIPGARPKDEAQVWAQSEFGTEAVSQAEGVSQTNAIAWPLATAESGSVTKSKGLSMDRELVNVDAETFPGTQGQKGIQPWFGPGEETNMGSWCYSRPRAREEASNESGFWSADETSTASSFWAGEETSVRSWPREESNTRSRHRAKHQTNPRSRPRSKQEACVDSWSGSEDEAGNPFSFWAGENTNNLFRPRVREEANIRSKLRTNREDCFESESEDEFYKQSWVLPGEEANSRFRCRDKEDPNTSLKPRAQKDVDSDRVKQEPRFEEEVIIGSWFWAEKEASLEGGASAICESEPGTEEGAIGGSAYWAEEKSSLGAVAREEAKPESEEEAIFGSWFWDRDEACFDLNPCPVYKVTDRFRDAAEELNASSRPQTWDEVTVEFKPGLFHGVGFRSTSPFRIPQEASEMLEAKPKNLELSPEGEEQESLLQPDQPSPEFTFQYDPSYRSVQEIREHLRARESAESESWSCSCIQCELKIGSEEFEELLLLMDKIRDPFIHEISKIAMGMRSASQFTRDFIRDSGVVSLIETLLNYPSSRVRTSFLENMIHMAPPYPNLNMIETFICQVCEETLAHSVDSLEQLTGIRMLRHLTMTIDYHTLIANYMSGFLSLLTTANARTKFHVLKMLLNLSENPAVAKKLFSAKALSIFVGLFNIEETNDNIQIVIKMFQNISNIIKSGKMSLIDDDFSLEPLISAFREFEELAKQLQAQIDNQNDPEVGQQS, via the coding sequence ATGACTGGGGCAGAGATTGAGCCTAGTGCCCAGGCCAAGCCTGAAAAGAAGGCTGGGGAAGAGGTTATCGCTGGGGCTGAGAGAGAGAATGATGTCCCTCTGGTGGTCAGACCCAAGGTTAGGACCCAGGCAACTACTGGGGCAAGGCCCAAAACTGAGACCAAGTCTGTTCCTGTGGCAAGGCCCAAAACTGAGGCCCAAGCAATGGGTGGTGCAAGACCCAAAACGGAGGCTCAAGGAATAGCAGGGGCCAGGCCCAAAACCGATGCCAGGGCAGTAGGTGGTGCTCGTTCTAAAACTGATGCCAAGGCAATCCCTGGAGCAAGGCCCAAGGATGAAGCCCAGGTGTGGGCCCAGAGTGAATTTGGGACTGAAGCAGTTTCACAGGCAGAAGGAGTGTCCCAGACTAATGCCATTGCCTGGCCACTGGCCACTGCTGAGTCTGGATCAGTTACTAAATCTAAGGGCCTGTCTATGGATAGAGAACTAGTCAATGTGGATGCTGAAACCTTTCCTGGCACCCAGGGTCAGAAAGGAATCCAGCCCTGGTTTGGACCAGGGGAGGAGACTAATATGGGGTCTTGGTGCTATTCCAGGCCCAGGGCCAGAGAGGAGGCCTCTAATGAGTCTGGGTTCTGGTCAGCAGATGAGACCTCTACAGCGTCTTCTTTCTGGGCTGGAGAAGAGACAAGTGTCAGATCATGGCCCAGGGAAGAGTCCAATACCAGGTCCAGGCACAGGGCTAAACATCAGACTAATCCCAGGTCCAGGCCCAGATCCAAGCAAGAAGCCTGTGTTGATTCTTGGTCTGGATCTGAGGATGAGGCCGGCAACCCATTCTCCTTCTGGGCTGGAGAAAATACCAATAACTTGTTCAGGCCCAGAGTCAGGGAGGAGGCAAATATCAGGTCCAAGCTCAGGACAAATAGAGAAGATTGTTTTGAATCTGAGTCTGAAGATGAGTTCTATAAGCAGTCCTGGGTTTTGCCTGGAGAAGAGGCCAATAGTAGATTCAGGTGCAGAGACAAAGAAGATCCTAATACCtccttgaaacccagggcccagAAAGATGTTGACAGTGATAGGGTCAAACAAGAACCCAGGTTTGAGGAGGAAGTCATTATTGGGTCCTGGTTCTGGGCAGAAAAAGAGGCCAGTTTGGAGGGTGGAGCTTCAGCAATCTGTGAATCTGAGCCAGGAACTGAGGAGGGGGCCATTGGCGGATCCGCATACTGGGCTGAGGAAAAGTCCAGTTTGGGGGCTGTGGCCAGAGAAGAGGCCAAGCCGGAGTCTGAAGAAGAGGCCATATTTGGGTCCTGGTTCTGGGACAGAGATGAGGCCTGCTTTGACCTAAATCCCTGTCCTGTGTACAAGGTCACTGATAGGTTCAGAGATGCAGCTGAGGAGCTTAATGCATCCTCCAGGCCCCAAACCTGGGACGAGGTCACTGTTGAATTCAAACCTGGTCTTTTTCATGGGGTTGGCTTCCGATCCACAAGCCCCTTTAGAATTCCCCAAGAGGCTTCTGAAATGCTTGAGGCAAAGCCCAAGAACCTGGAACTTAGCCCGGAAGGGGAAGAGCAGGAATCTTTGCTTCAGCCTGATCAGCCTAGTCCTGAGTTCACATTTCAGTATGATCCTTCCTACCGGTCAGTCCAGGAAATTCGAGAGCATCTTAGGGCCAGGGAGAGTGCAGAGTCTGAGAGTTGGTCCTGCAGCTGCATACAATGTGAGCTAAAAATTGGTTCTGAAGAGTTTGAAGAACTCCTTTTATTAATGGACAAAATTCGGGATCCTTTTATTcatgaaatatctaaaattgcaATGGGTATGAGAAGTGCTTCTCAATTTACCCGAGATTTCATTCGAGATTCAGGTGTTGTCTCACTTATTGAAACCTTGCTTAATTATCCATCCTCTAGAGTTAGGACAAGTTTTTTGGAAAATATGATTCACATGGCTCCACCTTACCCAAATCTAAACATGATTGAGACATTCATATGTCAAGTGTGTGAGGAAACCCTTGCACATAGTGTGGATTCCCTTGAGCAGCTGACTGGAATAAGGATGCTTAGACACCTCACTATGACTATTGACTATCACACACTGATTGCCAACTATATGTCTGGGTTTCTCTCCTTATTAACCACAGCCAATGCGAGAACAAAGTTTCACGTTCTGAAAATGCTATTGAATTTGTCTGAAAATCCTGCTGTGGCAAAAAAACTTTTCAGTGCCAAAGCTCTTTCAATATTTGTGGGTCTCTTTAACATAGAAGAGACAAATGATAATATTCAAATTGTTATTAAAATGTTTCAGAATATCAGTAACATTATAAAAAGTGGAAAGATGTCCTTAATTGATGATGATTTCAGTCTTGAGCCGCTTATTTCTGCATTTCGTGAATTTGAGGAGTTAGCTAAGCAACTACAAGCCCAAATAGACAATCAAAATGATCCTGAGGTGGGACAGCAAAGTTAA